A genomic stretch from Terriglobales bacterium includes:
- a CDS encoding ATP-dependent 6-phosphofructokinase, with translation MLRRRGKAMQKVRTIGICTGGGDCPGLNAVIRAAVKTAILKYNWRVIGVRDGFDGLIWPSEKTMPLDMQSVSGILPRGGTILGTTNRGDPFKYKIMEGDVEVVKDFSDDVIRNAHAIGMDALIVVGGDGTQKIGLGLHDKGLKVVGVPKTIDNDLSATEITFGFDTALHTCTEAIDKIHTTAVSHHRVMVVEVMGRDAGWIALESGLAGGAHVILIPEIPFTIEKVCEFVADRTRAGRKFTIIVVAEGVKLPPDLCATFEREKRAVPRGGSVGNLIGDAIGRGTRRETRVTVLGHVQRGGSPSPFDRILSTRFGVAAVELIAKGEFGKMVALRDARVISVPISEAIGRMKAVEPSSELVRTARAVGICFGD, from the coding sequence GTGCTGCGCCGGCGAGGCAAGGCCATGCAGAAAGTGCGCACCATCGGGATCTGCACCGGCGGGGGCGACTGTCCCGGCCTGAACGCTGTCATCCGGGCCGCGGTCAAGACGGCCATCCTGAAATACAACTGGCGGGTGATCGGGGTCCGCGACGGCTTCGATGGCCTGATCTGGCCGTCGGAAAAGACCATGCCGCTGGACATGCAGAGCGTGAGCGGCATCCTGCCCCGCGGCGGCACCATCCTGGGCACCACCAACCGCGGCGATCCGTTCAAGTACAAGATCATGGAGGGCGACGTCGAGGTAGTGAAAGACTTCTCCGACGACGTGATCCGCAACGCCCACGCCATCGGCATGGACGCGCTGATCGTGGTGGGGGGCGACGGCACCCAGAAGATCGGTCTCGGCCTGCACGACAAGGGATTGAAGGTGGTGGGCGTGCCCAAGACCATCGACAACGACCTGTCGGCCACGGAGATCACCTTCGGCTTCGATACGGCCCTGCACACCTGCACCGAGGCCATCGATAAGATCCACACCACCGCGGTCTCGCATCACCGGGTGATGGTGGTGGAGGTCATGGGGCGCGACGCCGGGTGGATCGCGCTGGAATCGGGGCTGGCCGGCGGCGCCCACGTCATCCTGATCCCTGAGATCCCATTCACCATCGAGAAGGTGTGCGAGTTCGTCGCCGACCGGACCCGGGCGGGACGCAAGTTCACCATCATCGTGGTGGCGGAAGGGGTGAAGCTGCCACCCGACCTGTGCGCCACGTTCGAGAGGGAAAAGCGGGCGGTGCCGCGCGGCGGGAGCGTCGGGAACCTGATCGGGGATGCCATCGGGCGCGGCACCCGGCGCGAGACCCGGGTGACGGTCCTGGGACACGTGCAACGGGGCGGGTCGCCCTCGCCCTTCGACCGCATCCTGAGCACGCGCTTCGGAGTGGCGGCGGTCGAACTCATCGCCAAGGGTGAGTTCGGGAAGATGGTGGCGCTGCGCGACGCGCGCGTGATCTCCGTGCCCATCTCCGAAGCCATCGGGCGAATGAAGGCCGTGGAGCCGTCGAGCGAGC